One window of the Candidatus Neomarinimicrobiota bacterium genome contains the following:
- a CDS encoding acetate kinase: MKVLVLNCGSSSVKYQLFDMDDRSVLARGQVDRIGMKGAVLSHTRHDDHKVKMAGEIIDHQTAIEYILAILISENHGVLEDREEIDAVGHRVVHGGEKFKDSVVITKDVVEKLQEFIDLAPLHNPNNLKGINACHQLLRDVPMVAVFDTAFHSTMPDYSYLYGLPYVLYKRYGVRRYGFHGTSHYYVSRRARDIVGKEMEDLKIITCHLGNGCSITAVDGGESVDTSMGFTPVEGLLMGTRSGDVDPALVLHLISKEELTINDMNTLLNKHSGLQGVSGVSSDMREIIEAVDDDHERARIALDIFTYRLKKYISAYYGVLGGLDVIVFTGGIGENSPRVRGNTVDGLSHMGIGINGKKNEETVGIEGDITADDADVRTLVIPTNEELVIAIDTEKLVSEME; encoded by the coding sequence ATGAAAGTCTTAGTCTTGAACTGTGGAAGTTCCTCGGTAAAATATCAACTCTTCGACATGGACGATCGCTCTGTTTTGGCGCGCGGCCAGGTGGATCGTATCGGTATGAAGGGCGCGGTCTTAAGCCACACCCGCCACGACGATCACAAGGTGAAGATGGCTGGCGAAATCATCGATCACCAGACGGCCATCGAGTATATACTGGCGATACTTATCTCTGAAAATCACGGTGTACTGGAGGATCGCGAGGAAATCGATGCAGTGGGACACCGGGTGGTCCACGGCGGCGAAAAATTCAAAGATTCGGTGGTGATTACCAAAGACGTGGTAGAAAAACTCCAGGAATTCATCGACCTGGCGCCGCTGCACAATCCGAATAATCTCAAGGGGATTAATGCCTGTCACCAGCTGCTCCGGGACGTCCCGATGGTAGCGGTATTCGACACGGCGTTTCACTCAACGATGCCGGATTATTCTTACCTCTATGGTCTGCCGTATGTGCTCTATAAACGGTACGGCGTTCGGCGATACGGTTTTCATGGCACCTCGCACTATTATGTTTCCCGCCGCGCCAGAGATATCGTTGGGAAGGAGATGGAAGATCTCAAAATCATCACCTGTCACCTGGGGAACGGTTGCAGCATTACGGCGGTAGACGGCGGTGAATCGGTGGATACATCCATGGGATTCACCCCGGTGGAAGGATTGCTTATGGGCACCCGCTCCGGGGACGTTGATCCGGCGCTGGTCCTACACCTGATTTCCAAGGAAGAGCTCACCATCAACGATATGAACACCCTGCTCAATAAACACAGTGGACTGCAGGGCGTGTCCGGCGTCTCCAGCGACATGCGTGAAATCATCGAGGCGGTGGACGACGATCACGAGCGCGCACGGATTGCCCTGGATATTTTTACCTATCGCCTGAAAAAGTACATCAGCGCCTATTACGGCGTACTTGGTGGACTGGATGTGATTGTCTTTACGGGCGGCATCGGCGAAAACTCACCCCGCGTTCGCGGAAACACTGTAGACGGATTAAGCCATATGGGTATCGGAATTAATGGCAAAAAAAATGAAGAGACTGTAGGTATCGAAGGTGATATTACCGCCGACGATGCTGACGTTCGCACGTTGGTGATCCCGACAAACGAGGAATTGGTTATTGCTATCGATACGGAGAAACTGGTGAGCGAGATGGAATAA
- a CDS encoding DMT family transporter, whose protein sequence is MTWLFLTLISAFCWSSADALSKWISEDISDFTNVWVRFVWSTPFFLLLWFGIEVPELDSGFWTAMAFLVPLEVLTWTLYLRAIRMSPLSLTIPFLGLTPVFLLVVPWILLGETVSLIGGVGVAVIALGIYLLNVHKTDKGLLEPFKAIRHEPGSLLMILVAGLFSLSSTFGKMAITHSSPLFFAGIYYPLNALLLAPYALSRKHVRNNAFAHPKRALLIGIAFAGMALAHFYAISIAKVAYMIAVKRTSLVFSTLFGFFFFKERNIRDRLLGGVIIIVGVFLIAMG, encoded by the coding sequence ATGACCTGGCTCTTCCTCACACTCATCTCCGCATTTTGCTGGTCGTCTGCTGACGCCCTCTCCAAGTGGATCAGCGAGGACATTTCCGACTTCACTAACGTCTGGGTCCGGTTCGTCTGGAGCACGCCATTTTTTCTGTTACTTTGGTTCGGCATTGAAGTGCCGGAACTGGATTCCGGCTTCTGGACGGCCATGGCCTTTCTCGTGCCACTGGAAGTCCTCACCTGGACGCTCTATCTCCGGGCAATCCGGATGTCGCCACTGAGCCTGACCATCCCGTTCCTCGGACTGACGCCGGTCTTTCTCCTGGTGGTTCCGTGGATTCTACTTGGTGAAACCGTCTCACTGATCGGTGGAGTTGGCGTCGCGGTAATAGCGCTCGGTATCTATCTCCTGAATGTCCATAAGACAGATAAAGGCCTTCTGGAACCGTTCAAGGCCATCCGACACGAACCCGGCTCCCTGCTGATGATCCTGGTGGCTGGCCTCTTTAGTCTGAGCTCCACCTTCGGCAAAATGGCCATTACCCATTCGTCGCCACTGTTTTTTGCGGGAATTTATTATCCGCTGAATGCATTACTGCTGGCGCCGTACGCGCTCTCCAGGAAACACGTCAGAAACAATGCCTTCGCTCATCCGAAGCGGGCGCTCCTTATCGGCATCGCCTTTGCCGGGATGGCATTGGCACACTTCTACGCTATCTCCATCGCCAAGGTCGCTTACATGATTGCCGTGAAGCGGACCAGTCTGGTCTTCTCTACGCTGTTCGGGTTTTTCTTTTTTAAGGAACGAAATATCAGGGATCGGTTACTTGGTGGGGTAATTATAATCGTTGGTGTATTTCTGATTGCAATGGGGTGA
- the hemF gene encoding oxygen-dependent coproporphyrinogen oxidase codes for MRDEIPTYLQTLQETITSRLEELDAGEQFQEDTWQHANGGGGRTRIMRNGSVFERAGVNFSEVYGESLPESIAEQFPEAAGHSFGATGISLVIHPLNPHMPTVHMNYRYFEAGPVWWFGGGMDLTPYYPYEEDVREFHRSLKAVCDRHDAKYYPKFKQWCDDYFYIEHREEPRGVGGIFFDYLRGDYAKISSFVRDCGDNFLPIYEPIVHRRKDMDWNENQRRFQLIRRGRYVEFNLVYDRGTKFGLQTKGRIESILISLPPLVRWDYDYTPEPGSREAELFEKFLVPQEWI; via the coding sequence ATGCGCGACGAAATTCCGACATACCTTCAGACCCTGCAGGAGACTATTACCTCCCGGCTGGAAGAATTAGACGCGGGCGAGCAATTTCAGGAGGATACCTGGCAGCACGCAAACGGCGGTGGGGGGCGAACCCGGATCATGCGAAACGGTTCGGTGTTTGAACGCGCCGGTGTCAACTTCTCAGAAGTCTATGGCGAGTCGTTGCCGGAATCAATCGCCGAGCAGTTCCCGGAAGCGGCCGGACATTCATTCGGCGCCACCGGCATTTCCCTGGTGATCCATCCGCTCAATCCGCATATGCCGACCGTCCACATGAACTATCGCTATTTCGAGGCCGGCCCGGTCTGGTGGTTCGGCGGCGGCATGGATCTGACGCCGTATTATCCGTATGAAGAAGACGTCCGAGAATTTCACAGATCACTGAAAGCGGTTTGCGACCGTCACGATGCAAAGTATTATCCTAAATTCAAGCAGTGGTGCGACGACTACTTTTACATCGAACACCGGGAAGAACCCAGAGGTGTGGGTGGGATCTTCTTTGATTACCTCCGGGGCGATTACGCAAAGATATCCTCCTTCGTCCGCGACTGCGGCGATAATTTTTTACCGATCTATGAACCTATCGTCCATCGGCGAAAGGACATGGACTGGAACGAAAACCAGCGGAGGTTCCAGCTGATTCGCCGGGGCCGGTACGTGGAGTTTAACCTGGTCTACGACCGGGGAACAAAATTCGGTCTCCAGACTAAGGGGCGCATCGAATCCATCCTCATATCCCTCCCGCCGCTGGTTCGCTGGGATTACGACTACACACCGGAACCCGGATCGCGGGAGGCGGAGTTGTTTGAAAAATTTCTTGTTCCACAGGAATGGATTTAG